The following coding sequences lie in one Pseudarthrobacter phenanthrenivorans Sphe3 genomic window:
- the glyA gene encoding serine hydroxymethyltransferase — MTAPADVTAFEQVVSPSLDANLAALDPEIAAKIDDELTRQRDGLEMIASENHTAVAVMQAQGSVLTNKYAEGYPGKRYYGGCEHVDVIEQLAIDRIKALFGAGFANVQPHSGAQANASVMHALIKPGDTIMGLNLAHGGHLTHGMKINFSGKLYNVVPYGVREDTHTVDMAEVERLAQETKPALIVAGWSAYARQLDFAEFRRIADSVGAYLMVDMAHFAGLVAAGLHPSPVPHAHVTTSTTHKTLAGPRGGIILTNDADIAKKINSAVFPGQQGGPLEHVIAGKAVAFKIAASEEFRERQERVLAGARILAERLVQPDVTAKGISVVSGGTDVHLVLVDLRNCELDGQQAEDRLAAIDITVNRNAVPFDPRPPMVTSGLRIGTPALATRGFGEAAFREVADIIAEALTADADADLSGLRHRVEGLAKAHPLYPGVAPLS, encoded by the coding sequence GTGACCGCCCCGGCAGACGTGACCGCCTTCGAACAGGTGGTGTCGCCGTCGCTGGACGCCAACCTCGCCGCGCTGGACCCGGAGATCGCCGCGAAGATCGACGACGAACTCACCCGCCAGCGTGACGGCCTGGAGATGATCGCCTCCGAGAACCACACCGCCGTCGCCGTGATGCAGGCGCAGGGCTCGGTGCTGACCAACAAGTACGCCGAAGGCTACCCGGGCAAGCGCTACTACGGTGGCTGCGAGCACGTGGACGTCATCGAACAGCTCGCCATCGACAGGATCAAGGCCCTCTTCGGCGCCGGGTTCGCCAACGTCCAGCCGCACTCCGGCGCTCAGGCGAACGCCTCGGTGATGCATGCGCTGATCAAGCCGGGCGACACCATCATGGGCCTGAACCTGGCCCACGGCGGCCACCTCACGCACGGCATGAAGATCAACTTCTCCGGCAAGCTCTACAACGTGGTCCCTTACGGCGTCCGCGAGGACACGCACACGGTGGACATGGCCGAGGTGGAGCGCCTGGCCCAGGAGACGAAGCCGGCGCTGATCGTGGCCGGCTGGTCCGCCTACGCCCGGCAGCTGGACTTCGCCGAGTTCCGCCGCATCGCCGACTCCGTGGGCGCCTACCTGATGGTGGACATGGCGCACTTCGCCGGCCTGGTGGCCGCGGGGCTGCACCCGTCGCCGGTCCCGCACGCGCATGTCACCACGTCCACCACGCACAAGACCCTCGCCGGTCCGCGCGGCGGCATCATCCTGACCAACGACGCCGACATCGCCAAGAAGATCAACTCGGCTGTGTTCCCCGGCCAGCAGGGCGGCCCGCTGGAGCACGTCATCGCGGGCAAGGCCGTGGCGTTCAAGATCGCCGCGTCCGAGGAGTTCCGCGAGCGGCAGGAGCGCGTCCTGGCCGGCGCCCGGATCCTGGCCGAGCGCCTGGTCCAGCCGGACGTCACCGCCAAGGGCATCAGCGTTGTCTCCGGCGGCACCGACGTGCACCTGGTCCTCGTCGATCTGCGCAACTGCGAGCTCGACGGGCAGCAGGCCGAGGACCGGCTCGCGGCCATCGACATCACCGTCAACCGCAACGCCGTCCCCTTCGACCCGCGCCCGCCGATGGTCACCTCGGGTTTGCGGATTGGCACGCCGGCGCTCGCCACGCGCGGGTTTGGTGAGGCTGCCTTCCGCGAGGTTGCGGACATCATCGCCGAGGCATTGACGGCCGACGCCGATGCGGACCTTTCCGGGCTGCGTCACCGCGTCGAGGGACTTGCCAAAGCACACCCGCTGTACCCGGGCGTCGCACCTCTGTCCTGA
- the gcvH gene encoding glycine cleavage system protein GcvH has protein sequence MAKVVAELKYSAEHEWVAADGSGPANIGISAVAAEALGDIVYVDLPEVGSTVTAGETCGEVESTKSVSDLYAPVTGEVVEINDEVVSDPALINNDPYGAGWLFKVAVTEEGPLMSAEEYASANGGEL, from the coding sequence ATGGCAAAAGTTGTTGCTGAACTCAAGTACTCCGCCGAGCACGAATGGGTTGCTGCTGACGGATCCGGCCCCGCCAACATCGGCATCTCCGCCGTCGCTGCCGAAGCCCTGGGCGACATCGTCTACGTGGACCTGCCCGAGGTCGGTTCCACGGTGACCGCGGGGGAGACCTGCGGCGAGGTGGAGTCCACCAAGTCCGTCTCCGACCTCTACGCTCCCGTCACCGGCGAAGTAGTGGAAATCAATGACGAAGTGGTCTCCGATCCCGCCCTGATCAACAACGATCCCTACGGCGCGGGCTGGCTCTTCAAAGTGGCCGTGACCGAAGAAGGCCCGCTGATGTCCGCTGAAGAGTACGCCTCAGCCAACGGCGGCGAACTGTGA
- the gcvT gene encoding glycine cleavage system aminomethyltransferase GcvT, translating to MTENYTALYEQHKIAGASFTDFGGWQMPLKYSSELAEHHAVRNAAGLFDLSHMGEVWVTGPDAGAFLDYALAGKLSAVAVGKAKYSLICQEDGGIIDDLISYRRSEDKYLVVPNAGNAAVVAAALAERAANFDVRVQDASAETSLIAVQGPNAEAVLLTLVPAEQHPLVTELKYYAAVEVEINGQELLLARTGYTGEDGFEIYIPNEDAAGLWEALLEAGSGHGLIPAGLACRDSLRLEAGMPLYGNELSREGNPFAAGLGPVVSLKKESDFMGKAALAELKELGAGSTSGRKLVGLKGLGRRAGRSHYPVLKDGNVVGEVTSGQPSPTLGYPIALAYVDVEHSEPGTALDIDLRGKAEPFEVVALPFYKRQK from the coding sequence ATGACCGAGAACTACACCGCGCTCTACGAGCAGCACAAGATTGCCGGCGCCTCCTTCACCGACTTCGGCGGCTGGCAGATGCCCCTGAAGTACAGCTCCGAGCTTGCCGAGCACCACGCCGTCCGCAACGCCGCCGGCCTGTTCGACCTCTCCCACATGGGCGAAGTCTGGGTCACCGGCCCCGACGCCGGCGCCTTCCTGGACTACGCCCTGGCGGGCAAGCTGTCCGCCGTGGCCGTGGGCAAGGCCAAGTACTCGCTGATCTGCCAGGAAGACGGCGGCATCATCGACGACCTGATCTCCTACCGCCGTAGCGAAGACAAGTACCTGGTGGTCCCCAACGCCGGCAATGCCGCCGTTGTTGCAGCGGCGTTGGCTGAGCGTGCCGCCAACTTCGATGTCCGGGTCCAGGATGCCTCCGCCGAGACCTCCCTCATCGCCGTGCAGGGCCCTAACGCCGAGGCCGTCCTGCTGACCCTGGTTCCGGCCGAACAGCATCCACTGGTGACCGAGCTGAAGTACTACGCCGCGGTTGAGGTGGAGATCAACGGCCAGGAACTGCTGCTGGCCCGCACCGGCTACACCGGCGAGGACGGCTTTGAGATCTACATCCCCAACGAGGACGCCGCCGGACTGTGGGAGGCACTCCTCGAAGCCGGTTCCGGTCACGGGCTCATCCCCGCCGGCCTTGCCTGCCGCGACTCGCTCCGCCTCGAAGCCGGCATGCCGCTCTACGGAAACGAACTCTCCCGTGAAGGCAACCCCTTTGCCGCTGGCCTCGGCCCGGTTGTCTCGCTCAAGAAGGAGTCGGACTTCATGGGCAAGGCGGCACTGGCGGAGCTCAAGGAGCTTGGTGCCGGTTCCACCTCCGGCCGCAAGCTCGTGGGCCTCAAGGGACTGGGCCGCCGCGCCGGCCGCAGCCACTACCCGGTGCTCAAGGACGGCAACGTCGTGGGTGAGGTGACCTCCGGCCAGCCAAGCCCCACCCTCGGTTACCCGATCGCACTGGCCTATGTCGACGTCGAACACTCCGAACCCGGCACCGCCTTGGACATCGACCTCCGCGGCAAGGCCGAACCCTTCGAAGTAGTGGCCCTCCCGTTCTACAAGCGCCAGAAGTAA